The Methylobacterium durans nucleotide sequence GGCCGGCGCCGCTCACGCGGCGCCGGCCTTTTTTTGCGCCTCCCAGGCGTTGGCGAGCGCGACGAAGCCCGCCACCGGCACCTCCTCGGCCCGCGCCGTCTCCGGAATGGCGGCGGCGGCGAGGATGACGGCCGGCTCCGGCGTCAGCGATTTCAGGCTCTGGCGCAGCATCTTGCGGCGCTGCCCGAACGCCGCTCGCGTCACCGCCTCGAGGGCACCTGCGCGGCAGGGCAGGGGCGCCGCGCGCGGCACGAGGCGCACCACGCTCGACGTCACCTTCGGCGGCGGCACGAAGGCGGAGGGCGCCACGTCGAACAGGATGTCGGCTTGCGTCCGCCAGCCGCAGAGAACGCCGAGGCGTCCGTAATCGGCCCGCGCGCCCTCGTCGGCCACGATCCTCTCGGCGACCTCGCGCTGGAACATCAGCGTCGCCGAATCCCACCAGGGCGGCCACGCCTCGCCCTCGAGCCATCCGGTCAGCAGCGCGGTGCCGACATTGTAGGGAAGGTTGGCCACGATCCGGGCCGGGCCATCCCCGAGGAGCGGGCGCGGATCGAAGGCAAGCGCGTCGGCGTCGACCACCTCCAGCCGGCCCGGGTAATGCGCCGCGATCTCGGCCAGCGCCGGCAGGGCGCGCGGATCCCGCTCGATCGCGACGACGCGGGCGGCGCCTGCCGCCAGCAGAGCCCGGGTCAACCCGCCGGGACCGGGACCGACCTCGACGACGGTCACGCCGTCGAGCGGTCCCGCCGCCCGCGCGATGCGACCAGTCAGGTTCAGGTCGTAGAGAAAGTTCTGGCCGAGCGCCTTCTTCGGTTCCAGGCCGTGCCGGCCTACGACCTCGCGCAGGGGCGGCAACCCGTCGGAGGTCGTCATAGCTCGTCGGTCGGCTCGAAATGGGTCGGACGGGCCGGGCGCGGCCGGTCGGCGTAGGCGCTCATCGGGATCACGTCCGCGCTGGGCGGAGCAGGCCGGTTTGCCGCGACGTTGCGGGCGAGGCGGTCTGCGAGCCGCAGGGCCGCGATCAGGCTGTCGGGCCGCGCCACGCCCTGGCCGGCGATGTCGAAGGCCGTGCCGTGGTCCGGCGATGTCCGGATGAAGGGCAGGCCGAGGGTGACGTTGACGCCCTCGTCGAAGGCGATCGTCTTGATCGGGATCAGGGCTTGGTCGTGGGTGGGTGCCAGCGCGACGTCGTAGGTGGCGCGGGCGCGGTGATGGAACATCGTGTCGGCCGGCAGCGGCCCCCGGATGTCCAACCCTTCCGCGCGCAGGCGCTCGACCGCGGGGGCCAGCACGTCGCGGTCCTCCGTTCCCATCGTGCCGGCCTCGCCCGCATGCGGGTTGAGGCCCGCGAGGACGAGACGAGGACGCGCCATGCCGAAGCGTGCCGTGAGATCCGCCGCGACGATCCGAGCGGTACGCATGACGAGTTCGGCGGTGAGCAGTTCCGGCACCCGACGCAACGCCACGTGGATCGTGACCGGCACGACCGAGAGCCCCTCGCTCCAGATCATCATGACGGGCAGCGGCGGCTCGGCGCCGGGCGCCGCCGAGAGGGCCGCGAGGAACTCGGTGTGTCCGGGATGGGCGAAGCCGACCTGGGTGAGGACATACTTGGCGATCGGGTTCGTGACGACGGCCGAGGCGCGGCCCGCCTGCACGAAGCCGACCGCGGCGGTGATGGATTCGAGCGTCGCGCCGGCATGGGCCGGATCGGGCTTGGCTGGCTCCGCGGCAATCGCGGCCCCGCTCGGCAGCGGCACGACCGGCAGGGCGCGGGGGAAGACCTCCGCCGCCGTCTCGGGATCGATCTCGGCGATCGGGATCGTCTCGCCGAGCCGGTAGGCGGTGCGTTCGAGGAAGGCGGGATCGCCGACGACGAAGAAGGGCGGCACGCCGGGATTGACGCTCCGCGCCCGCCACGCGGCGAGGGCGAGTTCCGGGCCGATCCCGGCGGGATCGCCGAGGGTGAGCGCGAGGGGAGGGCGGTCGAGAATCATGCCGTCATGAATTGGTCGGCCCGCCTGGGCCGCCGCGTGGACTCAACGCTCAGCGCACGGCCGCGATGCCGTCGGCCGATATCGGGGTGCCGACGTTCTGGCGGAGATCGGCCTCGCCGAGCGTCTTCAACTCGACGCGCAGCAGCACCGTCTGGTTGCGCTCGCGGACGCCCAGTGCCGTGGCGATCGGCGAGATGATGTAATTGAGCGAGACCGTGGTGCACTCGTCCTGATAGCCGCCGCCGAGGCTCATGCCCGACAGGTAGAAGCGGTTGCTGCTCGGCGGCAGCGGCACCGCGCCGATCGGGTTGGCGAGGTAGGTGCGCAGGGCGTCGTTGTAGGAATCCCGCGCGTCGAGATAGTGCGTCAGGTCGAGGAGCGCCGATCCGGTCAGGAACCAGTTCGGCGTGATGTGGTACGTCGCCGAGGCGGTGATGCCCTCGCGGCGGTTGTTGAAGCCGAGCAGCGGCTGGGCTTGGTAATAAGAGTAGAAGGCCGAGACCGAGAGCGGCAGGAAGGGCGAGAACCGCGCCGTGATGCCGCTCTCGAAGCGGTTCACGCCGAAATCCGCCTGGTCGAAGCGGGCGCGGGTGATCAGGCTGATGTGCTGGTTCGGCGAGAGCTGGAACCGGCCGACGAAGTCCGAGCGGCGGTTCTCGAGGCCCGATTCGAGGCCGACATTCGCGATGTCGCCGCGCCGGAAGGAGTTCACGCCCGCGATCTGCACGGACTCGCCGAACAGCACGTTCGCATACCAGCCGGCCGGCGTGACCACCGAGTACTGCCCGCCGAGATTGGCGCGCAGGCCGCCCTCGACACGGTCGTAGCCCGAGAACTTGTCCCATTCGAAAAGGGAGGTGTCGTCGAAGACGAGGCTCTGCGCGTCCTCGTTCGGCAGGCGGCCGATGCGGGTCTCGCTCGGCCGCGCGATCACCTGGGCGATGGGCTCCAGGGTATGGACGCCGAGCCGGCCGAAATCGCCGACGAAAGGATAGCGGTAATCGACGCCGACGGCCGGCATCACGCGGCCCGAGGAGCCCTCGCCGATTTTGGCGATCGTCGGCACCAAGGCGTTCTGGAAGCCCGACAGGCTCGGGTTCACGAAGAAGGCGTCGGTGCGCAGATACGCGAAGGGCGTGATGACCTGGCCGAGCGGGTCGATGAAGCTGCGCCGCCAGGAGACCTGCGCCGAGGCACGGGTGTTCGTGCCGGCCAAGCCCCGGATCAGACAGGTCGAGCGGGTGAAGGTGCTGCAGGTGTCGTAGAGCGGGTAGTTGATGCCGTTGACGCTCGGGCTGAACAAGAAGGCGTTCGAGCGTGGCAGGCCCTGGAAGTCGGTCGCCTCGCGGGTCAGGCTCGTGATGTTGCCCTCGAAGCGCAGCTCGCCGCCGACCGGATCCGGCCCGTTGATCCGCTTCTCGTAGTCGATCACCGGGGCGACGACGGGCTGCTCCTTCTGCCAGTCGAAGCTCGACAGGACCTTGAAGTAGTAGCCGCGCGCCTCGAACCACGAGCGGTCGCCCTGGCCGGTTAGGTAGGCCGTCGAGACCGCTTCACGGAAATAGTCGGAGACGAGAGCCTGATTCCGGATGCGGTAATTGTCGAGGAACCACTTGTCGGTGACGCCGACGACGTCCCAGCCCGTGGTCCAGCGATCGTTGATGTAGAAGCGGCCCTTGCTCTCGACGGAGCCGCGGAAGTCGCGATCGCCCGCGCCGAGGGGGCCGGGCAGGAAGGCGCTCGGCGTCGTCTGGAAGATGCCGCTGACCCGTGCGCTGTAGGCGCCGGTTTCCAGCCGGTGGCGGAACTCCGCTTGGCCCAGCACGCCCTGGCGGCTCAGGAAGGCCGGCGTGACCGTGAGGTCGTAATTCGGCGCGAGGTTCATGAAGAACGGCGTCGCGACGCCGGTGCCGATCGCCGTCGAGGTGAGGAAGCGCGGCGTCAGGAAGCCGGTCTTGCGCTTCACTGTCGGGTCGGGCGCCTCGAAATAAGGCAGGTAGGCCACCGGGATGCCGGCGAGCTCCAGGCGCGAATCCTCGAAATAGACCGTGTGGGTCTCGTTGTTGTGGATGATCTTGGCCGCGCGCACCTGCCAGAGCGGCGGCTTCTCCGGATTGTCCTTGCACGGCTCGCAGGCGGTGTAGGTGCCGTACTCGAAGCTCGTCTGCTCGCCCGCGATCCGCTCCGCGCGCGGGGCCGAGAAGCGCGTGCGCACCACCTCTCCGCGCTGCTCGACGGTCTGCTGCACGCGCAGCGAATCGATGAAGCCGTTCTTGAAATCGTCCGTCAGTTCCATGCGGTCGCCGGTCACGACGGCGCCGTCCCGGTCGGTGAGCCGGACATTGCCCTCGGCGAAGACGCGGCTCGCGTTGCGGTCGTAACGGACGCTGTCGGCCTGGAGCGTGCGGGGCCCGTAATGCAGCTCGGCGTTGCCGCGGGCCGTCACCGTGCCCCGGTCATTGTCGTAGATCAGCTCGTCGGCCTCCACGAGGAGCTTGTCGCCCGGCTTGCCCTGCAAGCCCCGGGGCGGCGCCCCCCTGGCCGCCTGCGCCTTCTGGGCAGCCGCCTCCGTTGCCGTCGCCAAAGGAGCGGCGGCCGTCAGCAGCGCCAGCAAGCCGGCGGCCTTCGCGATGTCGGCGACCCTACGCAACGCGCGTCCCAACTCCTGCCACGGTCGTCCCTCGCCACCCGTCCGAGACCGGAGCCTCAGCCGTCCTCCTGGTACAGAAGCGTGAGCGTACCGAGAAGACTTCCTATCACGGCCGGGAACCACGCCGCCACAGGTGCCCCCACGATCCCCGAGGCGCCGAGCCCCTCCATGACCTGCCGGGCGACGTAGAGGGCAAAGCCCGCCGCGACGCCCCCGAGCACGAGCTTGCCGACACCACCAAAGCGGAAGAACCGTAAGGAAACGGTTGCTGCCACGAGGACCATGGCGACGAAGAGCATCGGCCTGGCCAGGAGCACATCATACTGGAGACGGTACCGGGTCGCATCCAACCCGGCCCGCTCCGTGCGCGCGATGGTCTCGGAAAGTTGCCAGAAAGGCACAGAATCCGGAGGGGTGAACCGCTGCCGAACCTGTCCCGGATCGAGGGGGGAGGCGATCAGGTAGGTGCCGAACGACTCGGGCGGCACGCCTGGCGCGAGTATCCGCGCCTCGCTCAACTCCCAGTAGCCGTCATGCAGGCGCGCCCGCGCGGCCTCGATCTGCGAGACGAAGGAACCGGCCTCGTCGAAGGTGAAGACCGAGACGCCGGCGAGCGTCGTCGTGCCCTCGATGGCCGTCTCGGCCCGCAGAATGGCCTGCCCGTCGAGGCTCTTCTGGCGGATCCAGAGGTCCTTGCCGGAGCTGGCCTTCGTGGAGCGTGCGAAGATCTTGGCCTCGATCTCGGTCGAGCGCTGCTTCAGCATCGCCGAGACCGGGTTGTAGACCCCGACCGTGAAGGCGCCGATCGCGAGCGCCACGAAGATGCCGGGTTGCAGGAACTGCCAGGCCGAGATGCCGGCGGCGCGGGCTACCACGAGTTCGAGCTTGCGCGAGAGCTGCAGCAGGGTCGCCATGGAGCCGAACAGAACCGCAAAGGGCAGCACGCCCTCGGCGACGGCGGGCGTCCGGAAGAGCGAGAGCTGCGCCATCAGCCCGGCCGTGGCACCCTCGGAATCGCCGGCGCGCCGCAGGAGTTCGACGAAGTCGAGTGTGTAGACGAGGGCAAAGACGGTAATGAAGACGCCGAGCACCGTGCGCATGAAGCGCAGGGCGAAGTAGCGTCCGAGGGTCGCGCCGATCAGCATGGGCGTCCCTAGCTCGCCGCGAGCCGCGGCGCGCGCGGACGCCGGATGGCGGCGCCGAGGCGGGTGCCCGCCGCACGCACGGCCGGCCCGTGGAAGATGACGAGCGCCGACAGGCCGATCGCGACGAGCGGCACGGCGTAGATCGCCACCACGGCTCCGGCGCTGCGGGCGGCCGCGCTCGTCGCCGCGAAGCCCGCGATGCGCAGGACCGTGACGGCGACGATCGCGCCGGCGACCGACAGGCCGCGGCCCTGCCGGGTGGTGCGCGGGTCGCCGAGCGCCGCGAAGGCGATGAAGGTGAGGGCGATCGGGTAGAGCCAGGCGGAGAGGCGGTCGTGCAGCTCGGCGCGGAAGCGGCCCTTCTGCGCGAGGTAGTAGCGCTCGGACCGGTCCGGGAAGAGGAGCTGCGTCGTCGAGCGCTCGCGCGGCTTGTAGACGATCTCGGCATCGGGCGGCGCGAAGGCGGCGAGGTCGATTGTGTAGCGCTCGAAGGTCAGGATCGACGAATCCCGCGAATCCTTCATCTGCTGATGGACGCTGCCCTTCTCCAGCGCCAGATAGCTCTGCCCGTCGACATCGATCGCGAGGCCGCGCTCGGCGAGGTAGACCTTCGTCTTGCCGGCCTCGCGCTTGTCCTGGATGAACAGGCCGAGCAGCGCACCCCCCTGCCCACGCTCGCGGAAATGGAAGGTGATGCCGTTCTCGAGGCTCGTGAACTGGCCCTCCTTGACCACGTTCGCGATCAGGTCGCCGCGCACCCGCGTCACCACGTCCCGCAATTCCTGGAAGCTTGAGGGCATCACCTGGATCGTCAGGAAGGCGGTGAGGAACGAGATCGCGAAGGCGAGCGTCAGGAAGGGGCGCAGGATGGCGCGGGGCTTCATGCCGGCGGCCGACATCACGATCAGCTCGGAATCGCCGTTCAGCTTGTTCAGCGCGTAGATCACCGCGATGAACAGGGCCATCGGCGAGATCACGGCGATCAACGTCGGCAGCGACAGGCCGGTGACGAGCAGGAAGATGAGGAGCGTCTGGCCCTTGGCCGTGATCAGGTCGAGCTCGCGCAGGGCCTGCGTCACCCAGATCGTGCCCGTCAGCCCGACGAGGCAGGCGAGGAAGGCGGAGAGCGCGATCCTGAATATATAGCGCTCGATCTGCGTCATTGGGTCGTCTGGGGTCCCGATGGGGTCGCCCGCCCCGTCACGCTCGCGCGACCGTGATCGCGCCGTCCGGTCCGCCCCCGCGCCGTCCGATCCCGCTCAAGGCGCCCCAAAAGGGGCCGTTTGAGGGCGTGTCGCCGCGTCCGGGAGCGGCGCGCCCGGCTCGCGTTGCGTTCTGCGTTTCAGCAGCTACACAGGCAGACGGCAGGCACGCGAAGCGCGCGGCTCGGCCCGCGCTCAGAGACATCATCGGCTGACGGAAAGCAACGACATGGCGGACGCTATCACCATCACCTTCGGCCCGCTCGGTTCCGCCGGTCGCGGCGATCTGGTGGTGTTCGTCGGCGACGACCTCTCTTTGAGCGGCGCGGCGCGCGACGTGCTCGGCAACGGCGGGGCCGATCTCGTCGCCCGGGCCGCCGCGGCCGAGAAGTTCAAGGGCCGCTCGCTCTCAGCCCTAGTCCTGCCGGCTCCGGCCGGGATCGAGGCGGACCGCCTCCTGGTGATCGGCCTCGGCTCCGAGAAGGACCGCGCCAAGACCGATTGGCCGGTCCTCGGCGGCTTCACCGCCGGCAAACTCTCGGGCCGTACCGCGCGCGTGGTGCTCGGCGCGAACGGCTCCGCCGTCAGCGCGGAGAACGCTGCCGACTTCGCCCTCGGCGCGCGCCTGCGTAGCTACAGCTTCGATCGCTACAAAACCAAGAAGAAGCCCGACGCCGACGAGAACGGCGGCACCACGCTCCACCTGCTATTGCCCGAGCACGAGGCCGCAGCCCAGGCCGCGAAGGCGTCCGACGCGGTGGCCGAGGGTGTCCTGATCGCCCGCGACCTCATCAACGAGCCGCCGAACGTCCTCTACCCGGAGGAGTTCGCCCGCCGCGCCTCGGAACTCACCAAGCTCGGCGTCGAGGTGGAGGTTCTGGAGCCTGCCCGGATGCGCGAGCTCGGCATGGGCGCGCTCCTCGCCGTGGCCCAGGGCTCGGTGCGCGAGCCCAGGATCGTGGTGATGCGCTGGAACGGGGCGGCCGATCGTTCCGAGGCGCCGGTGGCGCTGATCGGCAAGGGCGTCGTGTTCGATTCGGGCGGCGTCTCGATCAAGTCGGCCGGCGGCATGGAGGACATGAAGGGCGACATGGGCGGCGCCGCTGCCGTCGTCGGCACGCTGCACGCGCTCGCGAGCCGCAAGGCGAAGGTGAATGTGGTCGGCGCCATCGGCATCGTCGAGAACATGCCGGACGGCGGCTCCTACCGCCCCTCCGACATCGTCACCTCCATGTCCGGCCAGACCATCGAGGTCATCAACACGGATGCGGAGGGCCGCCTCGTGCTGGCCGATGTGATCTGGCACGTCCAGAGCGCCTACAAGCCGAAGTTCATGATCGATCTCGCGACGCTGACGGGCGCGATCATCGTGGCGCTCGGTCAGGACATCGCGGGCCTGTTCTCCAACGACGACGAGCTGGCGGCGCGGATCACGGCGGCCGGCGAGGCGACGGGCGAGAAGGTCTGGCGGATGCCGCTTGCGCCCTCCTTCGACAAGGCGATCGACTCGAAATTCGCCGACATGAAGAACACCGGCGGCCGCCACGGCGGTGCGGCGACGGCGGCCTCCTTCATCAAGCGCTACGTCAACGACGTTCCCTGGGCGCATCTCGACATCGCGGGCGTCGGCATGTCCTCGAACGCGACCGAGATCAACCGGAGCTGGGGCGCCGGCTGGGGGGTGCGCCTCCTCGACCGGCTGGTACGCGATCACTACGAGGCGAAGTAGGCGCCAGCATCGTCTCGGGAGCGCGCGCAGAGGAGGCGGAATGGCTCAGCGGTTCTCTGCCCGCCGCCTCCGTGGCATTCGGCTCGCGTTCCGTCGGTGCCCTCGACGGCCGCGTGCCCTGCCATGAGGCCCGACCTCCTCGTCGCCTTCGCGCCGCTCGTTGCGGCGCTCCTCGCCGCCGCGCTCGTCGCGGCGACGGGATTCGACCAGGGAACCGCCCTGCCGCCCGCCCTGCAGGCCCGCTTCTACGGCTTCTTCCTCGACCAGTACCCGCTCTTCGCCTTCGCGATCGTCTACGCTGCGGCGCGGATCCTCGCGGTCGCCCTCGGGCCGGGTCCGGCCTCGGTCCCGCGCCGCGTCGTCGGCTGCGTCTTCGGCCTCGCCCTCGTCCTCGCCGCGAGCCTGCACCCGACGTTCGGAGGGCTCGTGCTGCGTGCGGGCTTCGCGACCGGCGGCATCGGCTTCCTCAATCAGCTGCCGTTCTGGCTCGCCTACGCCCTCGGCAGTGCCGCCGCCGCCGCCATGTTCGGCACGGCGCTCGGCCTCGCGGTCCTCGTCACGAACCGCGGCCAACGCCCCCGCGAGGGCTGGTGGCGGGCCATCCGCTCGAACGTCGCCAGCGTGCTCCTGCGCTTCCTCGCCCTGTGGGTCGGATTTGCCGTGCTTGGCCTTGCCCGCGAGGCCGGAGTCGGCTTCTGGCCACGGCGGCCGCTCAGCATACCGCAGTTCGGAATTCTGGCCGGATTGCTGGTCACCGGCCTCTTTCCACACAGCGTGATCACGGCGCTTCGGTCACATACTTATTCCCGAAATCTCTTGATCAACCCGGCACGATCCCGCTAATCCGGTGGGCAATGGGGCAAACCCACGGCAGCCACGAGCCGCCGAGACAAGAGGGAGGATCGCCGTGATCCAAGACATCCGTGCCGAGCGGCCCTGGCTGGCCGCCTATCCGCCCGGCGTGCCGGCCGAGATCGATCTCGACCGGCTCGGCACACTCGCCGACCTGTTCGAGAACAGCGTCCGGCAGTACGGCGACAGGGCGGCGATCATCAGTTTCGGCACATCGATCACCTATGCCGAGCTCGGAGCCCGGTCCGAGGCACTCGCGGCATGGTTGCAGGGTCAGGGGCTTGGCAGGGGCGACCGCGTCGCGATCATGATGCCGAACGTCGCCGCCTATCCGGTGGCCCTGTTCGCCGTTCTCATCTCCGGCTGCACGGCCGTGAACGTCAACCCGCTCTACACGCCCCGCGAGCTGATCGCGCAGCTCAACGATTCCGGCGCGCGGGTGCTGATCGTCCTGGAGAATTTCGGCCACACCGTCGCCGAGGCCCTGCCGGACCTCAGCCTGGAGCGGATCGTCGTGGCCGGTCCCGGCGACGGGCTCGGCCTCAAGGGCAAGGTCCTCGACCTCGCCTCGCGCCACGTCAAGAAGGCGGTGAAGCCCTACGTGCTCCCGCCCGCGACGACGACCCGCTTCGAGGCCGCCGTGAAGGCGGGCCGGAGCCTGCGGCGGCAGCGGGTCGAGATCGCGCCGGAGGACATCGCCTTCCTCCAATACACGGGCGGCACCACCGGCCTCGCCAAGGCCGCGATGCTGACCCACCGCAACATCATGGCCAATGTGGAGCAGTGCCAGCTCTGGTTCGGCGCCTGCGACACGGCCGAGCGGCGCACCATGGTGACGGCACTGCCGCTCTACCACATCTTCGCGCTGACCTGCTGCTTCTTCTTCTTCATGCGGCTCGGCGGAAACTGCCTGCTGATCCCGAACCCGCGCGACGCCGACGGCTTCATCAAGACGCTGGCCAAGAGCCATTTCACGCATTTCTCAGGCGTGAACACGCTGTTCAACCTGCTCAACAACCATCCGAAGATCGGTACGGTCGACTTCTCCCACGTCGATTACGTGGTGGCGGGCGGCATGGCCGTGCAGAAGGCCGTCGCGAGCCGCTGGAAACAGGCGACGGGGCAGGCGATCGTGGAGGGATACGGCCTCTCCGAGACGTCGCCGGTCGTCTGCGTGAATCCGCACCGCCTCTCCGAGTGGTCCGGTACGATCGGCTTTCCGCTGCCCTCGACGGAGGTGTCGATCCGCGGCGAGGACGGGATGCCCGCGCCGCTCGGCGAGCCGGGCGAGATCTGCGTGCGCGGCCCCCAGGTGATGAAGGGCTACTGGAAGCGGCCGGACGAGACCGCCAAGGCCACCACCGCCGACGGGTTCTTCCGGACCGGCGACGTGGGCGTGATGCTGGCGGACGGCCAGATCCGGATCGTCGACCGGATGAAGGACATGATCATCGTCTCGGGGTTCAACGTCTACCCGAACGAGGTCGAGGACGTGCTGGCGAGTCATCCCGCCGTGCTTGAATGCGCGGTCGTCGGCGCGCCGTCGGCGGAATCGGGTGAGATGGTCGTCGCCCACGTGGTGCTGCGCGACAAGAGCGCCACCCAGGACGTGATCCGCGCCCATGCGCGCACCCAGCTGACACCCTACAAGGTGCCGCGCAGCGTCGTGTTCCACGAGGCTCTGCCGAAGACGAATGTCGGCAAGGTGCTGCGCCGCGCGCTGCGGGACGTGCCTCCCGGCGCGGCCTGAGCCTGCCGCGCGGACGCAGGGGCCATTCTGTCGCGGGCCTGAAACCTTTCGGCCGCCGTTGACGAAGTACCGGGACGCAGCGGCAGTGCGTCCCGGACGGGGCGTCGAATTTCAGGGAAACGCCATGCACATCAAGCGTCGTCGCGGCTGGGAGATGCCGGAGCACATGGCAACACCGGAGGGCGTGTTCCTCAGCCGCCGCGCGCTCCTCGGCGGCGCGGCCGGGCTCGTGGCCGGCTCGGCCATCGGCTGGGATGCCGCGTCGGCCGAGGACGCGCTCTATCCGGCCCGCCGCAACGAGGGCTTCACCCTCGACCGGGCCGTGACCCCCGAGCGCTACAGCGGCGACTACAACAACTTCTACGAGTTCGGCACCTCGAAGACCGTGCTGCCGGCCGCGAATGCCCTGAAGACGAAGCCGTGGACGATCAAGATCGACGGCCTCGTCGAGAAGCCCTTCGAGATCGGCGTGGATGACCTGATCCGCAAGGTCGGGCTGGAGGAGCGGCTCTACCGGCACCGCTGCGTCGAGGCGTGGTCGATGGCTGTGCCGTGGACCGGCTTCCCGCTCGCGAAGCTCGTGGCGCTTGCCAAGCCTGCTTCGGGCGCGAAGTACGTCCAGTTCCAGACGTTCCTCGACAAGGCCATGGCGCCCGGCCAGCGGCAGTTCTTCTACCCGTGGCCCTACGTCGAGGGGCTGACCATGGCCGAGGCGAACAACGACCTCGCCTTCATGGTCACCGGCATCTACGGCAAGCCGTTGCCGAACCAGTTCGGAGCTCCGATCCGGCTCGCGGTGCCGTGGAAGTACGGCTTCAAGTCGGCCAAGTCCCTCGTGAAGGTGTCGTTCGTGGCCGAGCGTCCGAAGACCTTCTGGGAGGGGCTGCAGGCCTCCGAGTACGGCTTCTGGGCGAACGTGAACCCGGCCGTGCCGCATCCCCGCTGGAGCCAGGCGAGCGAGCGCGTGCTCGGCACCGACCAGCGCGTGCCGACCTTGATCTACAACGGCTACGGCGAGCAGGTCGCCGACCTCTATAAGGGGCTTGAGAAGGAGCGGCTGTTCGTCTGAAGACGCGCCCTCAATAGGTCCAGCGCTGAGCCTTCGTGACTAGGAAGTCGCGGAAGGCCTGGACGCGGGCGACCGAGCGCATCTCCTCGGCGTAGACGAGGTAGCTCTCCAGGCTCGGCATGTCGCTTTCGCCCAGCACCTGAACGAGGTTCGTGGTGCCGTCGACCGCGTAATCCGGCAGGATGCCGATCCCGACGCCGGTCTCCATCGCCACCTGCAGGGCGGCGATATTGTTGACCGTGAAATGGACCGGCCGGCGCTCGCGCCCCTCGCGGCCGATGCTGGCGAGCCAGTGGGCTGCCAGGAGGTAGGACGGCTCGTTGCCGCCGAACGAGACGAGGCGGTGCTCGTCGAGATCGTCGATCGTCTTCGGCTCGCCGAAGCGCTTGATGTAATCCTGGCTCGCGAAGGCGTGGTAGTGGACCGTGAAGAGCCGGCGCTGGATCAGGTCGGGCTGGGCGGGACGCCGCATCCGGATCGCCACGTCGGCCTCGCGCATGGCGAGGTCGAGCTCCTCGTTGGTGAGGATCAGCTCGACGCGGACATCCGGGTAGAGGTCGAGGAACTCGGAGACGCGCTGCGCGAGCCAGGACGTGCCGAGGCCGACCGTCGTCGTGACCTTGAGGTCGCCGGTCGGCCGCTCGCTCGTCTCGACGAGGCGGGCCTTGGTGTTCTCCAGGCGCAGCTTCATGTCCCGCGCGGCGCGAAACAGCAGGTCGCCCTGCTCGGTCAGGATCAGGCCGCGGGCATGGCGGTGGAACAGGGGCGCGCGCAGCTCGCGCTCCAGCGCGCTGATCTGGCGGCTCACCGCGGATTGGCTGAGGCCGATGTCGTCGCCCGCCCGCGTGAAGCTGCCGGCTTCCGC carries:
- the lptG gene encoding LPS export ABC transporter permease LptG, translating into MLIGATLGRYFALRFMRTVLGVFITVFALVYTLDFVELLRRAGDSEGATAGLMAQLSLFRTPAVAEGVLPFAVLFGSMATLLQLSRKLELVVARAAGISAWQFLQPGIFVALAIGAFTVGVYNPVSAMLKQRSTEIEAKIFARSTKASSGKDLWIRQKSLDGQAILRAETAIEGTTTLAGVSVFTFDEAGSFVSQIEAARARLHDGYWELSEARILAPGVPPESFGTYLIASPLDPGQVRQRFTPPDSVPFWQLSETIARTERAGLDATRYRLQYDVLLARPMLFVAMVLVAATVSLRFFRFGGVGKLVLGGVAAGFALYVARQVMEGLGASGIVGAPVAAWFPAVIGSLLGTLTLLYQEDG
- the pdxA gene encoding 4-hydroxythreonine-4-phosphate dehydrogenase PdxA — its product is MILDRPPLALTLGDPAGIGPELALAAWRARSVNPGVPPFFVVGDPAFLERTAYRLGETIPIAEIDPETAAEVFPRALPVVPLPSGAAIAAEPAKPDPAHAGATLESITAAVGFVQAGRASAVVTNPIAKYVLTQVGFAHPGHTEFLAALSAAPGAEPPLPVMMIWSEGLSVVPVTIHVALRRVPELLTAELVMRTARIVAADLTARFGMARPRLVLAGLNPHAGEAGTMGTEDRDVLAPAVERLRAEGLDIRGPLPADTMFHHRARATYDVALAPTHDQALIPIKTIAFDEGVNVTLGLPFIRTSPDHGTAFDIAGQGVARPDSLIAALRLADRLARNVAANRPAPPSADVIPMSAYADRPRPARPTHFEPTDEL
- a CDS encoding LPS-assembly protein LptD; this encodes MRRVADIAKAAGLLALLTAAAPLATATEAAAQKAQAARGAPPRGLQGKPGDKLLVEADELIYDNDRGTVTARGNAELHYGPRTLQADSVRYDRNASRVFAEGNVRLTDRDGAVVTGDRMELTDDFKNGFIDSLRVQQTVEQRGEVVRTRFSAPRAERIAGEQTSFEYGTYTACEPCKDNPEKPPLWQVRAAKIIHNNETHTVYFEDSRLELAGIPVAYLPYFEAPDPTVKRKTGFLTPRFLTSTAIGTGVATPFFMNLAPNYDLTVTPAFLSRQGVLGQAEFRHRLETGAYSARVSGIFQTTPSAFLPGPLGAGDRDFRGSVESKGRFYINDRWTTGWDVVGVTDKWFLDNYRIRNQALVSDYFREAVSTAYLTGQGDRSWFEARGYYFKVLSSFDWQKEQPVVAPVIDYEKRINGPDPVGGELRFEGNITSLTREATDFQGLPRSNAFLFSPSVNGINYPLYDTCSTFTRSTCLIRGLAGTNTRASAQVSWRRSFIDPLGQVITPFAYLRTDAFFVNPSLSGFQNALVPTIAKIGEGSSGRVMPAVGVDYRYPFVGDFGRLGVHTLEPIAQVIARPSETRIGRLPNEDAQSLVFDDTSLFEWDKFSGYDRVEGGLRANLGGQYSVVTPAGWYANVLFGESVQIAGVNSFRRGDIANVGLESGLENRRSDFVGRFQLSPNQHISLITRARFDQADFGVNRFESGITARFSPFLPLSVSAFYSYYQAQPLLGFNNRREGITASATYHITPNWFLTGSALLDLTHYLDARDSYNDALRTYLANPIGAVPLPPSSNRFYLSGMSLGGGYQDECTTVSLNYIISPIATALGVRERNQTVLLRVELKTLGEADLRQNVGTPISADGIAAVR
- the rsmA gene encoding 16S rRNA (adenine(1518)-N(6)/adenine(1519)-N(6))-dimethyltransferase RsmA, encoding MTTSDGLPPLREVVGRHGLEPKKALGQNFLYDLNLTGRIARAAGPLDGVTVVEVGPGPGGLTRALLAAGAARVVAIERDPRALPALAEIAAHYPGRLEVVDADALAFDPRPLLGDGPARIVANLPYNVGTALLTGWLEGEAWPPWWDSATLMFQREVAERIVADEGARADYGRLGVLCGWRTQADILFDVAPSAFVPPPKVTSSVVRLVPRAAPLPCRAGALEAVTRAAFGQRRKMLRQSLKSLTPEPAVILAAAAIPETARAEEVPVAGFVALANAWEAQKKAGAA
- the lptF gene encoding LPS export ABC transporter permease LptF translates to MTQIERYIFRIALSAFLACLVGLTGTIWVTQALRELDLITAKGQTLLIFLLVTGLSLPTLIAVISPMALFIAVIYALNKLNGDSELIVMSAAGMKPRAILRPFLTLAFAISFLTAFLTIQVMPSSFQELRDVVTRVRGDLIANVVKEGQFTSLENGITFHFRERGQGGALLGLFIQDKREAGKTKVYLAERGLAIDVDGQSYLALEKGSVHQQMKDSRDSSILTFERYTIDLAAFAPPDAEIVYKPRERSTTQLLFPDRSERYYLAQKGRFRAELHDRLSAWLYPIALTFIAFAALGDPRTTRQGRGLSVAGAIVAVTVLRIAGFAATSAAARSAGAVVAIYAVPLVAIGLSALVIFHGPAVRAAGTRLGAAIRRPRAPRLAAS